In Bombus affinis isolate iyBomAffi1 chromosome 11, iyBomAffi1.2, whole genome shotgun sequence, one genomic interval encodes:
- the LOC126921630 gene encoding ribosomal RNA processing protein 36 homolog: protein MSDEEDTLLNEDKHQDEIRKELSQMSFEDLQKLKEKLGCKIYKEALFGPRKVNKKIEFKRENKNRPREISSKKPVPRFREVVQVKKHIPRDPRFDGLCGTYDPKKFKRNYMFINKLRENDIEELKKELAESRDPKEIKKIKYLIQRLENQLHEEKRRNLKEQKDYEEKKEIAEAIRRGKKPVFKKKSEKRILDLVSQYEDLKNSGKLKKHIERLRKKNQQRGRRKLASADSE, encoded by the exons ATGAGTGACGAGGAAGATACTCTTCTTAACGAAGATAAACATCAG GATGAAATTAGGAAAGAGCTCTCACAAATGAGTTTTGAAGATCTGCaaaagttaaaagaaaaattaggttgtaaaatatataaggAAGCATTGTTTGGTCCACGGAAGGTTAACAAGAAAATTGAGTTTAAACGAGAAAATAAGAACAGACCGCGTGAAATATCTTCAAAGAAGCCTGTTCCACGATTCAGAGAAGTGGTGCAGGTAAAGAAGCATATTCCAAGAGACCCTCGATTCGACGGTCTGTGCGGTACATATGATCcgaagaaatttaaaagaaattatatGTTCATCAATAAACTAAGAGAGAATGATATCGAAGAATTGAAAAAGGAATTGGCTGAGAGTAGAGACccaaaagaaataaagaagatCAAATACCTTATACAGAGATTGGAAAATCAATTACacgaggaaaaaagaagaaatttgaaAGAACAAAAAGATtatgaagaaaagaaagagattgCAGAGGCCATCAGACGTGGTAAAAAACCAGTATTCAAAAAGAAGT CTGAAAAACGAATTTTGGACTTAGTTTCTCAATATGAGGACCTGAAAAATTCAGGCAAACTAAAGAAACATATTGAACGATTGCGCAAGAAGAATCAACAAAGGGGCAGACGAAAGTTAGCATCAGCAGACTCTGAATAA